A window of the Ipomoea triloba cultivar NCNSP0323 chromosome 14, ASM357664v1 genome harbors these coding sequences:
- the LOC116003961 gene encoding ATP-dependent DNA helicase PIF1-like produces MFYDYRYVSACEAAWRLLSFEVQYRHPPVERLSFHLPDCQSVVFQDDDRIENVLSRPTVYQSMFTAWFDANKKFQSARELAYIDMPTRFVWKKDIREWHPRKRGFSIGRIFYVPPGSGEIYYLRCLLNVVRGPTNFDDIKSYQGVVYPSFMDACYARGLLDDDREYIDAINEASLWSTATAMRKLFVVLLTSNLVNRPENVWCQVWHHLAEDVLFNRRRLFSNDDLSLSDDEKKDLALIEIERLLQKYNKSLKDYPHMPIPILEESWNHNNRLLCDELGYDRDALLIESGRLESQLTDEQSLVYNTILNDVQEQKGGFFFVYGYGGTGKTFVWKALSAKIRSQGKVVLNVASSGIASLLLPGGRTAHSRFAIPIAITEDSTCNISQGSHLAQLLITAKLIIWDEAPMMHKHCFECLDRTLRDLMRVQDCNSGSKTFGGKTMVLGGDFRQILPVVPKGSRQDIVSATINSSYLWGSCQVLRLTKNLRLNTDEQGANIEDIKDFAQWLAQIGDGILGGPNDGYAKVKIPQEMLLPSTGDNIATIVDNIFPMFKEGCCHQEYMESRAILAPTLDVVNAVNEYMTDLHVAESRTYLSCDTVCKADSNNGILSDMHTPEFLNGLKASGIPNHALTLKVGFPVMLLRYIDHAMGLCNGTRLIITRLSEHVIEAKIVAGHNAGQIVLIPRMSMTPTNTRLPFNFQRRQFPLVLAYAMTINKSQGQTLKHVGLLLKKPVFVHSQLYVAASRVSNPKGFRILISNDDAESNNYTTNVVYHEVFNNL; encoded by the exons ATGTTCTACGATTATAGATACGTGTCAGCATGCGAAGCTGCATGGAGATTGTTAAGCTTTGAGGTCCAGTACAGGCACCCGCCTGTGGAGAGGTTGAGCTTCCATTTGCCGGATTGTCAATCAGTGGTATTCCAGGACGATGACAGAATTGAGAATGTGTTAAGTCGACCAACTGTATACCAGAGTATGTTTACCGCGTGGTTTGATGCTAACAAGAAGTTTCAATCGGCAAGGGAGTTAGCTTATATTGACATGCCAACAAGATTTGTATGGAAGAAGGATATTAGAGAATGGCATCCGAGGAAGAGGGGTTTCTCTATTGGAAGAATATTTTACGTACCGCCTGGCAGTGgagaaatttattatttgagatGTCTCTTAAATGTAGTTCGTGGTCCTACTAATTTTGATGACATCAAGTCGTATCAAGGTGTAGTATATCCATCATTTATGGATGCATGCTATGCAAGAGGGCTTTTAGATGATGACAGAGAATACATAGATGCAATCAATGAAGCAAGTCTTTGGTCTACTGCAACAGCAATGAGAAAACTTTTTGTAGTCTTATTAACATCCAACTTGGTTAACCGGCCCGAAAACGTATGGTGTCAAGTATGGCATCACTTGGCAGAGGACGTACTATTTAATAGGCGGAGGTTATTCTCCAATGATG ATCTGAGTTTGTCTGATGATGAGAAGAAGGATTTAGCATTAATTGAGATTGAGCGATTGTTACAAAAGTACAACAAGTCCTTGAAAGATTACCCTCATATGCCAATTCCAATTCTTGAAGAATCTTGGAACCACAACAATCGTTTGTTGTGTGATGAGCTTGGATATGATCGGGATGCTCTACTTATAGAGAGCGGCAGGTTAGAAAGTCAATTAACTGATGAGCAATCTTTGGTGTACAACACGATCCTAAATGATGTACAAGAACAGAAGGGcggttttttctttgtttatggaTATGGCGGCACCGGAAAGACATTTGTTTGGAAAGCACTCTCTGCAAAAATAAGGTCACAAGGAAAAGTGGTCCTTAATGTTGCATCTAGCGGTATTGCTTCTTTGCTCTTGCCAGGCGGTCGGACAGCTCACTCGCGGTTTGCTATACCTATTGCCATTACAGAAGACTCGACATGCAACATATCTCAAGGTAGCCATCTTGCCCAACTATTGATAACTGCAAAGCTTATAATATGGGACgaagcaccaatgatgcacaaacattgcTTCGAATGTCTAGATAGAACTTTGAGAGATCTTATGCGGGTCCAAGATTGCAATAGTGGTAGTAAGACATTTGGTGGTAAAACGATGGTATTAGGAGGTGATTTTAGACAAATACTACCGGTTGTGCCGAAAGGATCAAGGCAAGATATTGTTTCTGCAACAATAAACTCTTCTTACTTGTGGGGATCATGTCAAGTCTTGAGGTTAACAAAGAATCTTCGCCTAAATACAGATGAACAAGGTGCTAATATTGAGGATATTAAAGATTTTGCCCAGTGGTTGGCCCAAATCGGCGATGGTATCTTGGGAGGCCCTAATGACGGCTATGCCAAAGTTAAAATTCCTCAAGAAATGTTGTTGCCATCGACAGGGGACAACATAGCAACTATTGTGGATAATATTTTTCCAATGTTCAAAGAAGGGTGTTGTCACCAAGAGTACATGGAGAGTCGTGCGATATTAGCCCCCACGCTAGATGTTGTGAATGCAGTGAATGAATATATGACAGATCTCCATGTTGCTGAAAGCCGGACATACCTAAGTTGCGACACGGTGTGTAAGGCGGATTCAAATAATGGCATCCTATCGGATATGCACACTCCAGAATTCCTTAATGGATTAAAAGCATCTGGCATTCCTAATCATGCTTTAACTCTTAAAGTGGGATTTCCAGTCATGTTGTTGAGATATATAGATCACGCAATGGGACTTTGCAATGGCACAAGGCTTATTATCACTAGATTATCAGAGCATGTTATCGAGGCAAAAATTGTCGCTGGTCATAACGCTGGACAAATCGTCTTGATACCAAGGATGTCAATGACGCCAACAAATACAAGGCTTCCATTCAattttcaaagaagacaatttccgTTAGTGTTGGCATATGCGATGACCATTAACAAAAGCCAGGGTCAAACATTAAAGCATGTTGGGTTACTCTTAAAGAAACCTGTTTTTGTTCATAGCCAATTATATGTTGCTGCTTCACGTGTTAGTAACCCTAAAGGGTTTAGAATCTTAATATCAAATGATGATGCAGAGAGTAACAATTATACTACAAATGTTGTGTACCAtgaggttttcaataatttgtaa
- the LOC116003690 gene encoding vesicle transport protein GOT1-like, whose product MVSFEMNDRKKIGLGLTGFGVFFSFLGIIFFFDKGLIAMGNILFFSGVALTIGLKSSMQFFTKRTNFKGTMSFGAGFFLVVIGWPILGMILEAYGFIILFSGFWPTLAVFLQKIPILGWLLQHPFVRSIFDRYRGKRVPV is encoded by the exons ATGGTTTCCTTTGAGATGAACGATCGCAAAA AGATTGGGCTAGGGTTGACCGGATTTGGAGTATTTTTCTCATTCTTGGGaatcattttcttctttgatAAGGGATTAATTGCCATGGGAAAT ATCCTCTTCTTCTCAGGGGTGGCCTTAACCATTGGTCTTAAATCATCCATGCAGTTTTTCACGAAACGTACTAACTTTAAG GGAACTATGTCATTTGGTGCAGGCTTTTTCCTGGTTGTTATTGGGTGGCCTATATTGGGGATGATTCTTGAGGCATATGGATTTATTATACTCTTCAG TGGGTTCTGGCCAACGTTGGCAGTTTTCCTGCAGAAGATACCTATTCTTGGGTGGTTACTTCAACACCCCTTTGTCAGATCG ATCTTTGACCGTTATAGGGGAAAACGTGTACCTGTATAA